The proteins below are encoded in one region of Deinococcus yavapaiensis KR-236:
- a CDS encoding LLM class flavin-dependent oxidoreductase: MTQPSASEFLWFCQLSRDGEFIGTKEKPPRKPTLEYISSLIETAAEAGFASLLTATNYHSEHENYTAAVAALARTRGAGLLIAVRPGMFHPAMYAKMIASLQNLFPGRVRVNIVTGSSRAENAMYGDFEEHSNRYERTREFMKVLRTLWTQAPPVSYKSDLYAFENAVLDPPPAQPIPLYFGGASEAAQRIAAELADVYLLWGERRDMLEERLGKMRELEKEYGRTLGYGLRTHVVVRETEDEAWEAANRLISRVDPEVRRAFVESYKHVDSVGQRRQIEMLQSGNLLVEPHLWAGVGMARSGVGVAIVGNPQQVADKIRDYESMGISTFIFSGYPHLEEARRFGELVMPLLKGKAEQERVIHTATVAPVA; the protein is encoded by the coding sequence ATGACCCAGCCTTCTGCATCCGAGTTCTTGTGGTTCTGCCAGCTTTCGCGTGACGGCGAGTTTATCGGCACGAAGGAGAAGCCGCCGCGCAAGCCGACCTTGGAGTACATCTCCAGCCTTATCGAGACGGCGGCCGAGGCGGGGTTCGCCAGCCTGCTGACGGCCACGAACTACCACTCGGAGCACGAGAACTACACGGCGGCCGTCGCGGCCCTCGCGAGGACACGCGGAGCGGGCCTGCTGATCGCGGTGCGGCCCGGCATGTTCCACCCCGCGATGTACGCCAAGATGATCGCCTCGCTGCAAAACCTCTTCCCGGGCCGCGTGCGCGTGAACATCGTGACCGGATCGAGCCGAGCGGAGAACGCGATGTACGGCGACTTCGAGGAGCACTCGAACCGCTACGAGCGCACGCGCGAGTTCATGAAAGTCTTGCGGACCTTGTGGACGCAAGCGCCGCCCGTGAGCTACAAGTCGGACCTCTACGCCTTCGAGAACGCCGTGCTCGACCCACCTCCGGCGCAGCCCATTCCGCTGTACTTCGGTGGTGCGTCCGAAGCCGCGCAGCGAATAGCGGCCGAACTCGCCGACGTGTACCTGCTGTGGGGCGAACGACGCGACATGCTCGAAGAGCGCCTCGGAAAGATGCGAGAATTGGAAAAGGAGTACGGACGCACGCTCGGCTACGGCTTGCGCACGCACGTCGTCGTACGCGAAACCGAGGACGAAGCGTGGGAAGCGGCGAACCGCCTCATCTCCCGCGTGGACCCCGAGGTGCGCCGCGCGTTCGTCGAGAGTTACAAGCACGTCGACTCGGTCGGGCAGCGACGCCAAATCGAAATGCTGCAAAGCGGCAACTTGCTCGTCGAGCCGCACTTGTGGGCGGGCGTCGGCATGGCGAGAAGCGGCGTCGGCGTCGCCATCGTCGGCAATCCGCAGCAAGTCGCGGACAAGATTCGCGATTACGAGTCGATGGGCATCTCCACGTTCATCTTCAGCGGCTATCCGCACCTCGAAGAAGCGCGGCGCTTCGGCGAGCTCGTCATGCCGCTTCTGAAAGGCAAGGCCGAGCAGGAGCGCGTCATCCACACGGCCACGGTCGCGCCCGTCGCTTGA
- a CDS encoding S1C family serine protease, translating to MRAVRRALLVAGLLSLATLGYVTGRVTAQRALVTPDEINTVEVTRDAIKAVVKIDVRIPKAQLQPGEPPTDTGSGFFYKPNLIITNYHVVQFQEGITVTLHDGRRVAAKLEGIDPGVDVAILRVSGVTAPKAVSFGSSARLIPGQRLIAIGAPFTYQNFISTGVFSTAISGLPRADNLGLEIGQYLLTDASIQSGNSGGPIFNSRGEVVGVADANVATNNFLPGAIGVIIPSDVVRQSVQDLERVGVPQRGTLGVTFVDLGDIDPAFRRGLGLTSSEGALVDEVPAGSTGAQAGLRGSVRNANGQLVTLGDVIVAVDGQRVKSSYDVYRLVAAKRAGQSVTLRVWRNRKEVNIKATLLRRTL from the coding sequence GTGCGGGCAGTTCGTCGGGCGCTTCTCGTCGCAGGGCTCCTGAGCCTCGCGACGCTCGGGTACGTCACGGGCCGCGTCACGGCTCAGCGCGCGCTCGTCACGCCCGACGAAATCAACACGGTGGAAGTCACGCGCGACGCCATCAAGGCGGTCGTGAAGATCGACGTCCGCATTCCCAAGGCGCAACTCCAGCCGGGCGAGCCGCCCACGGACACGGGGTCGGGCTTCTTCTACAAGCCCAACCTCATCATCACGAACTACCACGTGGTGCAGTTCCAAGAAGGCATCACGGTGACGCTGCACGACGGTCGGCGCGTCGCCGCGAAGCTCGAAGGCATCGATCCTGGCGTGGACGTCGCGATTCTGCGCGTGTCGGGCGTGACCGCTCCGAAAGCCGTTTCGTTCGGTTCGAGCGCGCGTCTCATCCCGGGTCAGCGACTCATCGCGATCGGGGCGCCATTCACGTATCAGAACTTCATCTCGACCGGCGTGTTCTCCACGGCGATCAGCGGCTTGCCGCGCGCCGACAATCTGGGCCTCGAAATCGGTCAGTACCTGCTGACCGACGCGAGCATTCAGAGCGGCAACTCGGGCGGCCCGATCTTCAATTCACGAGGAGAAGTCGTGGGCGTCGCGGACGCGAACGTCGCCACGAACAACTTCCTGCCCGGCGCGATCGGCGTGATCATTCCGAGCGACGTCGTGCGGCAAAGCGTCCAGGACCTCGAGCGAGTCGGCGTGCCGCAACGCGGCACGCTCGGCGTGACCTTCGTGGACCTCGGCGACATCGACCCCGCGTTTCGCCGCGGCCTGGGACTCACGAGCAGCGAAGGCGCCTTGGTCGACGAGGTGCCCGCCGGTTCGACCGGGGCGCAGGCGGGCTTGCGAGGCAGCGTACGCAACGCCAACGGCCAGCTCGTCACCCTCGGTGACGTCATCGTCGCGGTGGACGGCCAGCGGGTGAAGTCGTCGTACGACGTGTACCGTCTCGTCGCTGCCAAGCGCGCGGGGCAAAGCGTGACGCTTCGCGTGTGGCGCAACCGCAAGGAAGTCAACATCAAGGCGACCTTGCTGCGCCGCACGTTGTGA
- a CDS encoding ABC transporter substrate-binding protein has translation MNRVKARRLLSVFALSTALGVGYITVATHAEAQQRQVTLNVFMGTQQRPEIFQPIFDRFTQANPNIKIRIETGGATSEQQNAYLTTVLAARDTSLDVFLIDVVRTATFASAGWAEPLDALLPQRQTYLQQFLPGTISSARFNNRLYAVPAFTDAQFLYYRKDLLEKYKARVPRTWEEMIQTAQRIQKAEGGNIQGWNFQAAPIEGTVCNFLQLVWTGGGDGDQVNSTQGRQALQFMVDAVKSKISPASSAEIRTDDSRKQFQAGQAVFSNNWSYAWAHFQGNSPDPTKVKGEVGVAPLPVFGKNKTATCVGGWEWALNAFGRNKPEAAKLLQFMASPEVQREIAVKGAYLPVRRALYNDRQVLQANPHFKSLYSTVLAAKARPASPAYPRISEIIRTNVSAAVAGNKTVEAALRDMQRDLDAVR, from the coding sequence ATGAACAGAGTGAAGGCCCGTCGGCTTCTGTCCGTGTTCGCCCTCTCGACCGCCCTTGGCGTCGGGTACATCACCGTGGCTACGCACGCCGAAGCTCAGCAGCGGCAAGTGACCTTGAACGTCTTCATGGGAACTCAACAGCGGCCCGAGATCTTCCAGCCGATCTTCGACCGCTTCACGCAAGCCAACCCTAACATCAAGATTCGCATCGAGACGGGAGGCGCGACTTCCGAGCAACAAAACGCCTACCTCACGACCGTCCTCGCCGCGCGCGACACCAGCCTCGACGTTTTCCTCATCGACGTCGTTCGCACGGCCACGTTCGCGTCGGCAGGTTGGGCCGAACCGCTCGACGCCCTGCTTCCGCAGCGCCAAACGTACTTGCAGCAGTTCCTGCCCGGCACGATCTCCTCCGCGCGCTTCAACAACCGCCTCTACGCCGTGCCCGCCTTCACGGACGCGCAGTTCCTGTACTACCGCAAGGACCTGCTCGAAAAGTACAAAGCCCGCGTGCCCCGCACGTGGGAGGAAATGATTCAAACCGCCCAGCGCATTCAAAAAGCCGAGGGCGGCAACATCCAAGGCTGGAACTTCCAAGCCGCCCCCATCGAAGGCACCGTTTGCAACTTCTTGCAACTCGTGTGGACGGGCGGCGGTGACGGCGACCAAGTGAACTCCACGCAAGGACGCCAAGCGCTGCAGTTCATGGTCGACGCCGTGAAGAGCAAGATCTCTCCGGCGTCCAGCGCCGAAATCCGAACTGACGACTCGCGCAAGCAGTTCCAAGCAGGCCAAGCGGTGTTCAGCAACAACTGGAGCTACGCCTGGGCGCACTTTCAAGGCAACTCGCCCGACCCCACCAAGGTCAAAGGCGAAGTCGGCGTCGCGCCACTGCCCGTTTTCGGCAAGAACAAGACGGCGACGTGTGTCGGCGGTTGGGAGTGGGCCCTCAACGCCTTCGGACGCAACAAGCCCGAAGCGGCCAAGTTGCTGCAATTCATGGCGAGCCCCGAAGTTCAACGCGAAATCGCCGTGAAGGGCGCGTACCTCCCCGTGCGCCGCGCCTTGTACAACGACCGGCAGGTGCTTCAAGCCAATCCGCACTTCAAGAGCCTTTACAGCACCGTCCTCGCCGCGAAGGCGCGCCCCGCCTCTCCCGCTTATCCGCGCATCTCCGAAATCATCCGCACGAACGTCTCGGCCGCCGTCGCGGGCAACAAGACGGTGGAAGCCGCTCTGCGCGACATGCAGCGCGACTTGGACGCGGTGAGGTGA
- a CDS encoding outer membrane lipoprotein-sorting protein: MRFLLSAVLLAAFGVGHAQDLPALLQILRQAERFDVRGEVTSSVYFPPRANPTRTLDALPRVEFVPWLVRRNFTLGDAASDKVAGRDAKRFDLTPSNANASRWSIWVDVQWHVPLAYEERSPSGDLIRRASFERVQDAPRRRPNGSAARLPSAEFRRAVLAALPGLRLPSGFEPVRLLRSQRGLEIALSDGINVLALVIADRNVRVGEGVFARKVGARFVWLVGNLPEAQLRLVLGKISAVQQDKLGTFVSSADSNP; the protein is encoded by the coding sequence GTGAGGTTTTTGCTGTCGGCAGTTCTGCTCGCGGCGTTCGGAGTCGGGCACGCGCAGGACCTTCCCGCCTTGCTGCAGATCCTGCGGCAAGCCGAGCGCTTCGACGTGCGCGGCGAGGTCACGAGCAGCGTGTACTTCCCGCCGCGCGCCAACCCGACGCGCACGCTCGACGCGTTGCCACGCGTGGAGTTCGTTCCGTGGCTCGTACGCCGCAACTTCACCTTGGGCGACGCGGCGAGCGACAAGGTCGCCGGGCGGGACGCCAAGCGCTTCGACCTCACGCCGAGCAACGCGAACGCGAGCCGTTGGTCGATCTGGGTCGACGTGCAGTGGCACGTGCCACTCGCGTACGAGGAGCGCTCCCCGAGCGGCGATCTCATACGTCGCGCCAGTTTCGAGCGAGTGCAGGACGCGCCGCGCCGACGCCCCAACGGCTCTGCTGCGCGCTTGCCGAGTGCCGAGTTCCGCCGCGCCGTCCTCGCCGCCCTGCCGGGGTTGCGCTTGCCGAGCGGCTTCGAGCCCGTTCGGTTGCTGCGTTCGCAGCGCGGTCTGGAGATCGCCTTGTCGGACGGCATCAACGTCCTCGCGCTCGTCATCGCCGATCGCAACGTCCGAGTCGGGGAGGGTGTGTTCGCGCGCAAAGTCGGCGCCCGGTTCGTGTGGCTCGTCGGAAACCTTCCGGAAGCCCAGCTTCGCCTCGTCTTGGGAAAGATCAGCGCGGTGCAGCAAGACAAGCTCGGAACTTTCGTGTCGAGCGCCGACTCCAATCCGTAG
- a CDS encoding carbohydrate ABC transporter permease, giving the protein MTVVPRSRASTLGDAPRLPLHERFVKGLGLTVMILGGLFPLAWMFITSISAETDLQSLPLRYIPANPNFGNYGRVFSEQPFGTFFLNSLIVSSVSTVVAVVIAALAAYALARLNLKRRGLLMTLVVAFSMFPVVSLVVPLFRLMRGADLLNSYPALILPYTALSLPVAILVLVAFFSSIPKDLEAAAMVDGCSRFGALWRVVVPLSAPGMVTAALLVFVNSWNEFLLALSFNTRETMRTVSVGVTLYQGEFSFPWPIISAAIIIAVVPVVTLIVIFQKRFVAGLTAGGVKA; this is encoded by the coding sequence GTGACCGTCGTGCCGCGCTCCCGAGCGTCCACCCTCGGCGACGCGCCGCGACTTCCGCTTCACGAGCGGTTCGTCAAGGGCTTGGGCCTCACGGTGATGATCCTCGGCGGGCTCTTTCCGCTCGCGTGGATGTTCATCACGAGCATCTCGGCCGAGACGGACTTGCAAAGCTTGCCGCTGCGCTACATCCCGGCGAACCCGAACTTCGGCAACTACGGACGCGTCTTCAGCGAGCAGCCGTTCGGCACGTTCTTCCTGAATTCGCTGATCGTGTCGAGCGTCAGCACCGTCGTCGCCGTGGTGATCGCCGCCCTCGCCGCCTACGCCCTCGCGCGGCTCAACCTCAAGCGGCGCGGCCTTCTCATGACGCTCGTCGTCGCGTTCAGCATGTTTCCCGTCGTGAGTCTCGTCGTGCCCCTGTTCCGCCTCATGCGCGGCGCCGACCTTCTGAATTCCTACCCCGCGCTGATCCTGCCTTACACCGCCCTGAGCCTGCCCGTCGCGATCCTCGTCCTCGTCGCGTTCTTCTCCTCCATCCCGAAAGACTTGGAGGCCGCCGCGATGGTCGACGGCTGTTCGCGCTTCGGCGCTTTGTGGCGCGTCGTCGTGCCGCTCAGCGCGCCCGGCATGGTCACGGCGGCCCTGCTCGTCTTCGTGAATTCCTGGAACGAGTTTTTGCTCGCCTTGTCCTTCAACACGCGCGAGACGATGCGAACCGTGTCCGTCGGCGTCACCCTTTACCAAGGCGAGTTCTCGTTTCCCTGGCCGATCATTTCCGCCGCCATCATCATCGCCGTCGTTCCCGTCGTCACCCTCATCGTGATTTTTCAAAAGCGCTTCGTCGCCGGACTCACGGCGGGAGGCGTGAAAGCGTAA
- a CDS encoding DUF1800 domain-containing protein, translated as MTLSPYRPRTFSLEDAAHLLRRAAFGATAALTREFAALGPQKAVERLLNFDTTELPDNPFDPAEGVNGGAAVRLAQMRWLHELMYSPHPLREKLALTWSNHFVIGVDKVRQAGMLKGYMRVLREHGLSKFERLTLEVSKTPAMLLYLDNNQNKKGKPNENFSRELLELFTTGIGHYTEEDVKEGARAFTGWAFRGLLGLNNPAQTAVPEFVFQSNQHDRGRKTYLGQSGNLTGEDVIRIATHHPATADFVGRKLWRAFVSDTPSDAGVRELVQLWNDTDGDLRAILTALLTSETFYAPENRHAIIKSPVEYVVGTVRALGQPKLKDEKRYTQVVQQMAKMGQALLGPPTVEGWKGGRDWISDTALLTRMQTAASFALGSTLSKDVKAADLPLALLGRERAPFEAALRGLGVPQQAYLTLISPEYALA; from the coding sequence ATGACCTTGTCACCTTACCGACCTCGCACCTTTTCGCTCGAAGACGCCGCGCACCTCCTGAGGCGCGCGGCATTCGGCGCGACGGCCGCGTTGACGCGCGAGTTCGCCGCCCTCGGCCCCCAAAAGGCCGTCGAGCGCCTCTTGAACTTCGACACGACCGAATTGCCCGACAACCCCTTCGATCCGGCCGAAGGCGTCAACGGGGGCGCGGCCGTCCGGCTCGCCCAGATGCGCTGGCTGCACGAACTGATGTACTCGCCGCATCCGCTGCGTGAAAAGCTCGCGTTGACGTGGAGCAACCACTTCGTGATCGGCGTGGACAAAGTTCGGCAAGCCGGGATGCTCAAGGGGTACATGCGCGTCTTGCGCGAACACGGCCTGAGCAAGTTCGAGCGGCTCACGCTGGAAGTGTCGAAGACGCCCGCGATGCTGTTGTACCTCGACAACAACCAGAACAAGAAAGGCAAGCCGAACGAGAACTTCAGCCGCGAACTCTTGGAGCTCTTCACGACCGGCATCGGGCATTACACGGAAGAGGACGTCAAGGAAGGCGCGCGCGCCTTCACCGGATGGGCGTTTCGCGGGTTGCTGGGTCTCAACAACCCCGCTCAGACGGCCGTGCCGGAGTTCGTCTTTCAAAGCAACCAGCACGACCGGGGCCGCAAGACGTACCTCGGGCAGAGCGGGAACCTCACCGGAGAGGACGTCATACGCATCGCGACGCACCACCCGGCCACAGCGGACTTCGTGGGCCGCAAGTTGTGGCGCGCGTTCGTGAGCGACACGCCGAGCGACGCGGGCGTGCGTGAGCTCGTGCAGCTTTGGAACGACACGGACGGCGATCTTCGAGCGATCTTGACGGCGCTGTTGACGTCGGAGACTTTCTACGCGCCGGAGAACCGCCACGCGATCATCAAGAGCCCCGTGGAATACGTGGTGGGCACCGTGCGCGCCTTGGGGCAGCCGAAGCTCAAGGACGAGAAGCGGTACACGCAAGTGGTACAGCAGATGGCGAAGATGGGCCAAGCGCTGCTCGGGCCGCCCACGGTGGAAGGATGGAAGGGCGGCCGCGACTGGATCAGCGACACGGCCCTCTTGACCCGCATGCAAACCGCCGCGAGTTTCGCGTTGGGAAGCACCCTCTCCAAGGACGTCAAGGCGGCCGATCTTCCCCTCGCGTTGCTGGGCCGCGAGCGCGCTCCCTTCGAGGCGGCCCTGCGCGGCCTCGGCGTGCCGCAGCAAGCCTACCTCACGCTCATCTCGCCCGAATACGCCCTCGCTTAG
- a CDS encoding carbohydrate ABC transporter permease, giving the protein MANPTIPRTKSRRPRRDLSEGALALLLLLPAALVFGAVLLYPMLNTLWLSLHAQKLTEPWLGTPFVGLKNFQTMLGDARFWNALRNTLFFGLMTVGGSFLVGVPMALLAHVKSRLQWLARVAMLLPWALPPVITGLIFAWLFNGQYGVFNDWLVRLGVVSAQEPVRWLSTPGLAVAAMVFTIVWKTSSFVALIVLGGLQGVPKDLIEAAEVDGATKVQSFWRIIVPLLVPALTVALIFRVIAAVQVFDVPYVFISQAPAQNLLETLGVYTYTQSITFLDFGYGAALSVALFAVSLAITALYVRYVRGGDA; this is encoded by the coding sequence ATGGCCAATCCCACGATTCCGCGAACCAAGTCTCGGCGTCCTCGACGCGACCTCAGCGAAGGCGCGCTCGCCTTGCTGTTGCTGCTGCCCGCCGCGCTCGTGTTCGGCGCCGTCCTGCTCTACCCCATGCTCAACACCTTGTGGCTGAGCTTGCACGCACAAAAGCTCACCGAGCCGTGGCTCGGCACGCCCTTCGTCGGCTTGAAGAACTTCCAGACGATGCTGGGTGACGCGCGATTTTGGAACGCGCTGCGCAACACCCTCTTCTTCGGCCTCATGACCGTCGGCGGATCCTTCCTCGTCGGAGTGCCGATGGCGCTGCTCGCCCACGTGAAATCGCGCTTGCAGTGGCTCGCACGCGTGGCCATGCTGCTGCCGTGGGCGCTTCCGCCCGTCATCACCGGCCTGATCTTCGCGTGGCTGTTCAACGGGCAGTACGGAGTCTTCAACGACTGGCTCGTGCGCCTCGGCGTCGTCAGCGCGCAAGAGCCCGTGAGGTGGCTTTCCACTCCCGGCCTCGCCGTGGCCGCCATGGTCTTCACGATCGTGTGGAAGACCTCGAGCTTCGTGGCCCTGATCGTCCTCGGCGGGCTGCAAGGCGTCCCGAAAGACCTCATCGAAGCGGCGGAAGTCGACGGGGCCACGAAAGTGCAGTCGTTTTGGCGCATCATCGTGCCGCTGCTCGTTCCCGCCCTCACCGTCGCCCTGATCTTCCGGGTGATCGCCGCCGTGCAAGTCTTCGACGTTCCGTACGTCTTCATCTCGCAGGCGCCCGCCCAGAACCTCTTGGAGACCCTCGGCGTGTACACCTACACCCAAAGCATCACGTTTCTCGATTTCGGCTACGGCGCCGCCCTGAGCGTCGCCTTGTTCGCCGTGAGCCTCGCCATCACTGCTCTGTACGTGCGCTACGTGCGAGGAGGTGACGCGTGA
- a CDS encoding FmdB family zinc ribbon protein, producing the protein MPTYQYKNLETGELYEIKQSMTEAPLTAHPETGAPIKRILSRPGIAFKGSGFYVTDSRPAETSKASGE; encoded by the coding sequence GTGCCGACGTATCAATACAAGAACCTCGAGACGGGTGAACTCTACGAGATCAAGCAGAGCATGACCGAAGCGCCTCTGACAGCGCACCCGGAGACGGGCGCGCCCATCAAGCGCATCTTGTCGCGTCCGGGAATCGCGTTCAAAGGCTCGGGCTTCTACGTCACCGACAGCCGTCCCGCCGAAACCAGCAAGGCGTCGGGAGAGTAA
- a CDS encoding enoyl-CoA hydratase/isomerase family protein yields the protein MSLVQVQTADHVALVKLSRPDVRNALSADLVAALHDALEALHDDANVRAVVLTGEGKVFSAGADLKALQALGSASSEANKADSQRLASLLERIYTFDKPVVAAVEGAAIAGGAGLASACDLVVAGESAKFGYTEVKLGFVAAIVMVFLLRVVGEKHARELLLTGKLVPAAEAYRMGLVNEVVPDGTALERALGLAGVIASNSPTALATTKEMLALVPGMGLAEALRYAVGVNAWTRTTADLKEGVSAFLEKREPVWPRNTIGTQGSEPRDLSS from the coding sequence ATGTCACTCGTTCAAGTGCAGACCGCCGACCACGTCGCCCTCGTGAAGCTCAGTCGCCCCGACGTTCGCAACGCCTTGTCCGCCGACCTCGTCGCCGCCCTGCACGACGCCCTCGAAGCGCTGCACGACGACGCGAACGTCCGAGCGGTCGTCCTCACCGGGGAAGGCAAGGTGTTCAGCGCCGGAGCGGACCTCAAGGCCCTGCAGGCCCTCGGCTCGGCGAGCAGCGAGGCCAACAAGGCCGACTCGCAGCGCCTCGCGAGCTTGCTGGAGCGCATCTACACCTTCGACAAGCCGGTCGTCGCCGCGGTCGAGGGCGCGGCTATCGCGGGCGGCGCCGGCCTCGCGTCCGCGTGCGACCTCGTCGTGGCCGGGGAAAGCGCGAAGTTCGGTTACACCGAGGTGAAGCTCGGCTTCGTCGCGGCGATCGTGATGGTGTTCTTGCTGCGCGTCGTCGGTGAGAAGCACGCCCGCGAACTTCTGCTGACGGGCAAGCTCGTGCCCGCCGCCGAGGCGTACCGCATGGGGCTCGTGAACGAGGTCGTGCCCGACGGAACCGCCTTGGAGCGGGCGCTCGGCCTCGCGGGCGTCATCGCCTCGAATTCGCCCACGGCGCTCGCCACGACCAAAGAGATGCTCGCCCTCGTGCCCGGCATGGGCTTGGCCGAGGCGCTTCGCTACGCGGTGGGCGTGAACGCGTGGACGCGCACGACCGCCGACCTCAAGGAGGGCGTCTCGGCGTTTTTGGAGAAGCGCGAGCCCGTCTGGCCTCGAAACACAATCGGAACTCAAGGAAGCGAGCCGCGCGATCTGTCATCCTGA
- a CDS encoding sulfite oxidase, whose translation MTIQDRSNLPTTLAEKRAALRPLEDRGEVLETPLALLRAYRFTPQSVAFVRNSNPYPEGTETLEAPSMTGTLEVGGLIGRPFTLDLADLASFPLREVEAVMQCAGNGRAFYRDAHLIEGCQWGRGGVMNVLWGGVPLSALLADSHVLADARFLTATGGDGDGDGFEKSVPLADALDVGIVAYRMNGEALGGVHGGPARLLVPGFYGTVNVKWLRKLTLTRDETSHEAQQERYRTLHPDGRRTPCWRQLLKSVIWTPEEGEIVRGTVTFSGCAFNDGRSSISKVELSVDGGRSWSEATLEVESSRFGWRRWELVATLARGEHEVWCRATDEHGVTQPLDPEDDWNPDGYEFNAADKVRFEVR comes from the coding sequence ATGACGATTCAGGACAGGTCGAATCTCCCGACGACCCTCGCGGAGAAACGCGCTGCCCTTCGGCCCCTCGAGGACCGAGGCGAAGTGCTCGAAACCCCGCTCGCGCTGCTGCGAGCCTACCGTTTCACGCCGCAAAGCGTCGCGTTCGTCCGCAACTCCAATCCTTACCCCGAGGGCACCGAGACGCTCGAAGCGCCTTCCATGACGGGCACGCTCGAAGTCGGCGGGTTGATCGGGCGGCCATTCACGCTCGATCTCGCTGATCTCGCGTCCTTTCCACTGCGTGAAGTCGAGGCGGTCATGCAGTGCGCGGGCAACGGGCGCGCCTTTTACCGCGACGCGCACTTGATCGAAGGCTGCCAGTGGGGAAGGGGCGGCGTCATGAACGTCTTGTGGGGCGGCGTGCCGCTCTCGGCCCTGCTTGCCGACTCGCACGTGCTGGCGGACGCACGCTTTCTCACCGCGACGGGCGGGGACGGGGACGGTGACGGCTTCGAGAAGAGCGTGCCCCTCGCCGACGCCCTCGACGTCGGCATCGTCGCTTACCGCATGAACGGAGAGGCGCTCGGCGGCGTGCACGGCGGTCCCGCTCGCCTGCTCGTTCCGGGCTTCTACGGCACGGTGAACGTGAAGTGGCTGCGCAAGCTCACCCTCACCCGAGACGAGACGAGCCACGAAGCGCAGCAGGAACGTTACCGGACGCTTCACCCGGACGGACGCCGAACGCCGTGCTGGCGGCAACTTCTCAAAAGCGTGATCTGGACGCCCGAGGAAGGAGAGATCGTGCGGGGAACCGTCACGTTCTCGGGTTGTGCCTTCAACGATGGTCGAAGCTCCATCTCGAAGGTGGAGCTTTCCGTCGATGGCGGGCGGTCGTGGAGCGAAGCCACCTTGGAGGTCGAGTCGAGCCGCTTCGGATGGCGCCGCTGGGAACTCGTCGCGACCTTGGCGCGAGGCGAGCACGAGGTGTGGTGCCGCGCGACGGACGAGCACGGCGTCACCCAGCCTCTCGATCCCGAAGACGACTGGAATCCCGACGGTTACGAATTCAACGCGGCGGACAAAGTGCGCTTCGAGGTTCGGTAG
- a CDS encoding DUF1501 domain-containing protein: MQRRDFLKLSALALSVTSGMPGFLARAATVAGGDKILVVIQLTGGNDGLNTLVPFSNSAYYAARPTIAIPKKDVLNLTADLGMHPALRPLSKLWDDGELAWIESVGYPNPNRSHFASMAIWHTADPTQAQREGWIGRIAEKIGDPFCASNLDRQPVKALRTDTMILPTIDDLDTFALTLPKGVEDAYAALLNIKRDGEVAFVEKAVRQMAQNTAKVQANIKKYKAGVTYPQGRFPEQLKDIARLIASGTGQRVLYTSLGGFDTHAGQRAEQDELLTVLANSLVAFRADLEAQGLADKVVVMAFSEFGRRVAENDSAGTDHGQGGVMFTLGKAVKGGVHGESPDLENLADGDVRYKQDFRGVYAEALDKWLGLSSADILGGKFGGPAWIAG, translated from the coding sequence ATGCAACGACGTGACTTTCTCAAACTCTCGGCCCTCGCCTTGTCCGTGACGAGCGGCATGCCGGGCTTTCTCGCGCGTGCCGCCACGGTCGCGGGCGGCGACAAGATCCTCGTGGTGATTCAACTCACGGGCGGCAACGACGGTCTCAACACCCTCGTGCCGTTCAGCAATTCCGCGTACTACGCCGCTCGGCCCACCATTGCCATTCCGAAGAAGGACGTGCTGAACCTCACGGCGGATTTGGGCATGCATCCCGCGCTGCGACCTCTGTCGAAGCTGTGGGATGATGGAGAACTCGCCTGGATCGAGAGCGTCGGCTATCCGAACCCGAACCGATCGCACTTCGCGTCCATGGCGATTTGGCACACGGCCGATCCGACGCAGGCGCAGCGCGAAGGCTGGATCGGGCGCATCGCCGAGAAGATCGGCGATCCTTTCTGCGCGAGCAACCTCGACCGCCAACCCGTGAAGGCCCTGCGGACCGACACGATGATCCTCCCGACGATCGACGACCTCGACACGTTCGCCTTGACGCTTCCCAAGGGCGTGGAGGACGCGTACGCGGCGCTGCTGAACATCAAACGTGACGGCGAAGTGGCCTTCGTGGAGAAGGCGGTGCGGCAGATGGCGCAGAACACCGCCAAAGTCCAGGCGAACATCAAGAAGTACAAGGCGGGCGTGACGTACCCGCAAGGGCGCTTTCCCGAGCAGCTCAAGGACATCGCGCGCCTCATCGCGTCGGGAACGGGCCAGCGGGTGCTGTACACGAGCCTCGGCGGGTTCGACACGCACGCGGGTCAGCGCGCCGAGCAAGACGAGTTGCTCACGGTGCTGGCGAACTCGCTCGTGGCGTTCCGAGCCGACCTCGAAGCGCAAGGACTCGCCGACAAGGTCGTCGTGATGGCCTTTTCGGAGTTCGGACGGCGCGTCGCCGAGAACGACTCGGCGGGCACCGATCACGGGCAGGGCGGCGTGATGTTCACGCTCGGCAAGGCCGTGAAAGGCGGCGTTCACGGCGAAAGTCCGGATCTCGAGAACCTCGCCGACGGCGACGTGCGCTACAAGCAAGACTTTCGCGGCGTGTACGCCGAGGCGCTCGACAAGTGGCTGGGCCTTTCGTCGGCCGACATTCTCGGCGGCAAGTTCGGGGGCCCCGCGTGGATCGCCGGTTGA